In Cicer arietinum cultivar CDC Frontier isolate Library 1 chromosome 7, Cicar.CDCFrontier_v2.0, whole genome shotgun sequence, a single window of DNA contains:
- the LOC101507753 gene encoding small ribosomal subunit protein uS17 isoform X1, producing MAEQTEKAFLKQPKVFLCSKKSGKGKRPGKGGNRFWKSIGLGFKTPREATEGTYIDKKCPFTGNVSIRGRILAGTCHSAKMNRTIIVRRNYLHFIKKYQRYEKRHSNIPAHVSPCFRVKEGDHVTIGQCRPLSKTVRFNVLKVIPAGSSSGVAKKAFTGI from the exons ATGGCTGAACAG ACTGAGAAGGCTTTTCTGAAGCAACCTAAAGTGTTTCTATG CTCAAAGAAATCTGGAAAGGGTAAGAGGCCTGGAAAAGGTGGAAACCGCTTCTGGAAATCTATTGGTCTTGGGTTTAAGACTCCCAGAGAAGCAACCGAAG GAACCTACATTGACAAGAAGTGTCCATTCACTGGAAATGTTTCCATCCGAGGTCGTATCTTAGCTGGCACTTGTCATAGTGCTAAAATGAATCGTACAATTATTGTTAGGAGGAATTATCTTCATTTCATCAAGAAGTATCAGAG ATATGAGAAAAGACACTCAAACATTCCCGCTCATGTATCACCTTGCTTCCGTGTTAAAGAAGGAGATCATGTTACTATTGGCCAATGCAG GCCCCTCTCCAAGACAGTGAGGTTCAATGTGTTGAAGGTGATCCCAGCTGGTTCATCCAGTGGTGTTGCCAAGAAGGCTTTTACCGGAATTTGA
- the LOC101508078 gene encoding ubiquitin-like domain-containing protein CIP73 gives MGSNGVEKIPSNNSIGSSETTIEIKIKTLDSQTYTLKVDKQMPVPALKEQIASVTGVLSEQQRLICQGKVLKDDQLLSAYHVEDGHTLHLVVRQPDLPPPGSLPYHAVTEPNSSTSHGHSTQVAPGVFVETFNVPVQGDGVPPEINRIVSAVLGSIAGLPNFVTGGEGIVVREQDSQGLGRASDSSGISDSLQSLSDRLRNTFGLPASVSLGSLQPPVIPDSLTTLSQYLSHMSREFDTIVREGGNNAQVAEAHSNEERGSVSSRLGSTPESLSSPASLAEVLLSTRRMIIEQAGECILQLARQLENQADVTDAPSRSSIQSRALRTGVLFYNLGALLLELGRTTMTLRLGQTPSEAVVNGGPAVFISPTGPNHIMVQPLPFQPGASFGAVPVGAAQSDSSLGSGLGSSFFPRRIDIQIRRGTSTTAPNANQEERGDTQSPSVQRNPVESSASQATSRRPDASIAGESGVRILPIRTMVAAVPVPLGRPSSEPSGNPAGLFHPVVGRFHRVGVSSGQANSEQRSQSASQHHAAQHSTPESTLQRQNVEDSARNGTSSSPNTRQEPSNSRVVNINILSAGGPQNTQESDRQVPSSVLQFLIKLFXXGEIHVEDSSLQGANGGSTSVHAATSTGAPQVPEAEPPVSDEGVFLSNVLREIMPVISQRVGSERNPSEDQMAQDLSTQVETNAGTSRRHSGSEPSPPDPKRQKME, from the exons ATGGGAAGTAATGGCGTTGAAAAGATCCCTAGCAATAACAGCATTGGAAGTTCAGAAACCACTATTGAGATAAAGATAAAAACATTGGATTCACAAACTTATACCCTCAAAGTGGATAAGCAG ATGCCAGTCCCTGCTCTGAAAGAACAGATTGCTTCTGTAACTGGAGTGTTATCCGAACAGCAGCGTTTAATTTGCCAAGGGAAAGTTCTAAAGGATGATCAACTCTTGTCTGCCTACC ATGTTGAAGATGGTCACACATTGCATCTGGTTGTGAGGCAACCTGATCTACCACCTCCAGGAAGTCTGCCCTATCATGCAG TGACTGAGCCAAATTCAAGCACAAGTCATGGTCACAGTACTCAAGTTGCTCCAGGTGTATTTGTTGAAACTTTCAATGTTCCTGTTCAGGGAGATGGAGTTCCGCCTGAAATAAATAGG ATTGTTTCTGCTGTTCTAGGCTCTATTGCTGGACTTCCAAATTTTGTAACTGGTGGTGAAGGGATTGTTGTCAGG GAGCAGGATTCCCAAGGCCTTGGAAGAGCTTCAGATTCTAGTGGAATATCAGATTCGTTACAGAGTTTGTCGGATAGATTGCGGAATACTTTTGGACTTCCAGCATCAGTTTCTCTAGGGTCTTTGCAGCCTCCT GTCATTCCTGATTCTTTGACGACTTTGTCTCAGTACCTAAGTCATATGAGCCGTGAATTTGATACAATTG TCAGAGAAGGGGGGAATAATGCCCAAGTAGCTGAGGCTCATAGTAATGAAGAAAGGGGATCTGTTTCTTCGCGTTTGGGTTCAACACCAGAAAGTCTTTCATCACCTGCATCCTTGGCAGAAGTCTTGCTTTCTACCAGACGGATGATCATTGAACAAGCTGGGGAGTGTATACTT CAACTGGCAAGACAACTGGAGAATCAAGCAGATGTAACTGATGCCCCATCGCGGTCAAGCATTCAATCTAGGGCTTTGAGGACTGGAGTATTATTCTATAATCTTGGTGCACTTTTACTTGAGCTTGGTCGCACAACCATGACATTGCGTTTGGGTCAAACACCG TCTGAAGCTGTTGTTAATGGTGGACCTGCAGTTTTTATATCACCTACTGGTCCTAATCATATCATGGTTCAG CCTCTTCCTTTTCAACCTGGAGCTAGTTTTGGTGCTGTCCCTGTAGGAGCTGCACAGTCTGACTCAAGTTTAGGTAGTGGACTTGGCTCAAGTTTTTTCCCAAGGCGTATCGATATACAGATAAGACGCG gcACATCAACAACTGCACCCAATGCCAATCAAGAAGAGCGCGGGGATACACAATCTCCTTCAGTACAAAGAAATCCAGTTGAGAGTTCTGCTAGTCAAGCAACCTCTAGGCGTCCAGATGCATCTATTGCTGGAGAGTCAGGAGTAAGGATATTGCCGATTAGAACCATGGTTGCAGCAGTACCTGTTCCATTGGGCCGTCCTTCTTCAGAACCATCCGGTAATCCTGCAGGGCTTTTCCATCCTGTTGTTGGGAGATTTCACCGTGTAGGTGTAAGTTCAGGGCAGGCAAATAGTGAACAGAGATCTCAATCAGCAAGTCAGCATCATGCGGCACAACATTCAACTCCTGAATCCACATTGCAAAGGCAAAATGTAGAAGACTCTGCAAGGAATG GGACCTCATCAAGTCCAAACACGAGACAAGAGCCATCTAATTCTCGTGTTGTAAATATCAATATTCTGTCAGCTGGGGGACCCCAAAACACCCAAGAATCTGATAGACAGGTACCTAGCAGTGtacttcaatttttaataaaactctTT NNNNNTGGAGAAATTCACGTGGAAGATTCAAGCTTACAAGGAGCAAATGGGGGTTCCACCTCAGTGCATGCTGCAACATCAACAGGTGCTCCCCAGGTCCCTGAAGCTGAACCCCCTGTTAGTGATGAAGGAGTGTTTTTGTCTAATGTACTCCGCGAGATCATGCCAGTCATATCTCAACGAGTAGGGTCTGAGAGAAATCCTTCTGAAGATCAAATGGCTCAAGATTTGTCGACCCAG GTTGAAACTAATGCTGGGACATCACGCAGACACAGTGGTTCTGAGCCAAGCCCTCCGGATCCAAAACGCCAAAAG ATGGAATGA
- the LOC101507450 gene encoding probable protein phosphatase 2C 27, whose protein sequence is MCVQEGDEQVDQEIDNKKMSSWSLHCDLLHAQMDNTEKDSSFRISSDKITLTNSFPLESICEDAEIAEKKQNLINFVPNLRSGEWSDIGGRSYMEDTHICIGDLAKKFGYNVVNEEAISFYGVFDGHGGKSAAQFVRDHLPRVIVEDADFPLELEKVVTRSFLETDSEFAKTCSIESSLSSGTTALTAIIFGRSLLVANAGDCRAILSRAGGAIEMSKDHRPLCIKERKRIESLGGFVDDGYLNGQLGVTRALGDWHLEGMKEISGRSGPLSAEPELKLMTLTKEDEFLIIGSDGIWDVFRSQNAIDFARRRLQEHNDVKQCCKEIIGEAIKRGATDNLTVVMICFQSDPPPPLVVERPRVRRSISAEGLQNLKCLLEG, encoded by the exons ATGTGTGTCCAAGAGGGTGATGAACAAGTTGATCAAGAAATTGATAACAAAAAGATGTCATCATGGTCTTTGCATTGTGATCTTTTGCATGCCCAGATGGATAATACAGAAAAAGACTCTTCTTTTAGAATTTCCAGTGACAAAATCACTCTTACTAATTCATTTCCT TTGGAAAGCATTTGTGAGGATGCTGAGATTGCAGAGAAAAAACAGAACCTGATAAATTTTGTCCCTAATCTTCGGTCCGGAGAGTGGTCTGATATCGGAGGTCGATCATACATGGAGGATACTCACATATGCATTGGAGACTTGGCAAAGAAATTTGGTTATAATGTTGTCAATGAAGAAGCTATTTCCTTTTATGGT GTATTTGATGGACATGGAGGAAAGAGCGCTGCGCAATTTGTTCGTGATCATCTGCCGAGGGTGATTGTTGAAGATGCTGACTTCCCTCTGGAACTTGAGAAGGTGGTCACAAGGTCATTTTTGGAGACTGATTCAGAGTTTGCAAAAACATGCTCTATTGAGTCTTCTTTATCTTCTGGTACAACTGCATTAACTGCAATCATATTTGGAAG GTCTTTACTTGTGGCCAATGCTGGGGACTGTCGTGCTATTTTGTCCCGAGCTGGAGGGGCTATAGAAATGTCCAAAGATCACAGGCCCTTATGCATCAAAGAAAGGAAGAGAATTGAGTCGCTTGGCGGATTTGTTGATGATGGTTACTTGAATGGTCAGTTAGGCGTCACGCGTGCTCTAGGTGATTGGCATCTTGAAGGAATGAAGGAAATTAGCGGAAGAAGCGGACCGTTGAGTGCTGAGCCAGAACTTAAATTAATGACATTGACAAAAGAAGACGAATTCTTGATAATTGGAAGTGATGGAATATGGGATGTTTTTCGTAGCCAAAATGCTATAGATTTTGCTAGGAGGAGGCTTCAAGAGCATAATGATGTGAAACAATGTTGCAAGGAAATAATAGGAGAAGCAATAAAGAGAGGAGCAACAGATAATTTAACTGTTGTGATGATATGTTTTCAATCAGATCCACCACCACCTTTGGTTGTAGAAAGGCCTAGAGTTAGAAGAAGCATATCTGCTGAAGGACTTCAGAATCTTAAATGCCTTCTAGAAGGATAG
- the LOC101507753 gene encoding small ribosomal subunit protein uS17 isoform X2, with protein sequence MKQPKVFLCSKKSGKGKRPGKGGNRFWKSIGLGFKTPREATEGTYIDKKCPFTGNVSIRGRILAGTCHSAKMNRTIIVRRNYLHFIKKYQRYEKRHSNIPAHVSPCFRVKEGDHVTIGQCRPLSKTVRFNVLKVIPAGSSSGVAKKAFTGI encoded by the exons ATGAAGCAACCTAAAGTGTTTCTATG CTCAAAGAAATCTGGAAAGGGTAAGAGGCCTGGAAAAGGTGGAAACCGCTTCTGGAAATCTATTGGTCTTGGGTTTAAGACTCCCAGAGAAGCAACCGAAG GAACCTACATTGACAAGAAGTGTCCATTCACTGGAAATGTTTCCATCCGAGGTCGTATCTTAGCTGGCACTTGTCATAGTGCTAAAATGAATCGTACAATTATTGTTAGGAGGAATTATCTTCATTTCATCAAGAAGTATCAGAG ATATGAGAAAAGACACTCAAACATTCCCGCTCATGTATCACCTTGCTTCCGTGTTAAAGAAGGAGATCATGTTACTATTGGCCAATGCAG GCCCCTCTCCAAGACAGTGAGGTTCAATGTGTTGAAGGTGATCCCAGCTGGTTCATCCAGTGGTGTTGCCAAGAAGGCTTTTACCGGAATTTGA
- the LOC101507129 gene encoding 110 kDa U5 small nuclear ribonucleoprotein component CLO, giving the protein MDDSLYDEFGNYIGPEIESDQDSDREEEDDDDHDDPNEQHDTAADSDGEAATNGWLTTGSTDVDMLDNQVVLAEDKKYYPTAEEVYGDDVETLVMDEDEQPLEQPIIKPVKNKKFEVGVKDSSTYVSSQFMLGLMSNPSLARNVALVGHLQHGKTVFMDMLVEQTHHMSTFDSQSEKHTRYTDTRIDEQERKISIKTVPMSLVLEDSNSKSYLCNIMDAPGHVNFSDEMTAALRLADGAVLVVDAAEGVMVNTERAIRHAIQERLPIVVVMNKVDRLITELKLPPKDAYHKLRHTLEVINNHISAASSVAGDVQIIDPVAGNVCFASGSAGWSFTLQSFAKLYGKLHGVPLEASKFASRLWGDFYYHPDTRAFKKKPPVGGGERSFVEFVLEPLYKIYSQVIGEHKKSVETTLAEFGVTLSNAAYRLNVRPLLRLACSSVFGSASGFTDMLVQHIPSPRDAAIKKVDHIYTGPKDSSIYKAMTQCDSSGPLMVNITKLYPKSDCSVFDAFGRVYSGKLQTGQAVRVLGEGYSPDDEEDMTVKEVTKLWVYQARDRMPVAEAPPGSWVLIEGVDASIMKTATLCNVDYDEDVYIFRPLLFNTLSVVKTATEPLNPSELPKMVEGLRKISKSYPLAVTKVEESGEHTILGTGELYLDSIMKDLRELYSEVEVKVADPVVSFCETVVESSSMKCFAETPNKKNKITMIAEPLERGLAEDIENGVVSTDWNRKKLGEFFQTKYDWDLLAARSIWAFGPDKQGPNILLDDTLPTEVDKNLLNAVKDSIVQGFQWGAREGPLCDEPIRNVKFKIVDARIAPEPLHRGSGQIIPTARRVAYSAFLMATPRLMEPVYYVEIQTPIDCVSAIYTVLSRRRGHVTADVPQPGTPAYLVKAFLPVIESFGFETDLRYHTQGQAFCQSAFDHWAIVPGDPLDKSIVLRPLEPAPIQHLAREFMVKTRRRKGMSEDVSIGKFFDEAMMVELAQQAADLHQQMI; this is encoded by the exons ATGGATGACAGCTTATATGATGAATTCGGTAACTACATCGGACCCGAAATCGAGTCCGACCAAGACTCCGacagagaagaagaagatgacGACGACCACGACGATCCCAACGAACAACACGACACAGCCGCCGACTCCGACGGCGAAGCTGCCACTAACGGATGGCTTACAACCGGCTCCACCGACGTAGACATGCTAGACAATCAAGTAGTCCTAGCAGAAGACAAAAAGTACTACCCAACAGCCGAAGAAGTTTACGGCGACGACGTCGAAACCCTAGTTATGGACGAAGACGAACAGCCACTAGAGCAACCAATTATCAAACCAGTTAAGAACAAGAAATTCGAAGTAGGTGTTAAAGACTCTTCAACCTACGTTTCATCGCAGTTCATGCTAGGGTTAATGTCGAATCCTTCGTTGGCGAGAAATGTGGCGTTGGTTGGTCATTTGCAGCATGGGAAGACTGTGTTTATGGATATGCTTGTTGAACAGACTCATCATATGTCAACTTTTGATTCTCAGAGTGAGAAACATACAAGGTATACTGATACTAGAATTGATGAACAAGAGAGGAAGATATCTATTAAAACTGTTCCAATGTCGCTTGTTTTGGAAGATAGTAATTCCAAATCTTATTTGTGTAATATTATGGATGCGCCTGGTCATGTTAATTTTTCTGATGAAATGACGGCTGCGTTGAGGCTTGCAGATGGCGCTGTTTTGGTCGTTGATGCTGCTGAAGGAGTCATG GTAAACACTGAGAGGGCAATACGCCATGCAATTCAGGAGCGACTGCCTATTGTTGTTGTAATGAATAAG GTTGACAGGCTCATAACTGAACTTAAACTACCTCCAAAAGATGCTTACCATAAATTGAGGCACACTTTGGAAGTCATTAATAACCACATATCTGCTGCCTCGTCAGTTGCCGGTGATGTCCAAATTATAGACCCTGTTGCTGGAAATGTTTGTTTCGCAAGTGGCAGCGCTGGATGGTCATTTACATTGCAATCATTTGCTAAACTGTATGGTAAGCTACATGGAGTTCCATTGGAAGCTAGTAAATTTGCTTCTCGCCTATGGGGTGACTTTTATTATCATCCTGATACCAGAGCCTTCAAAAAGAAACCCCCCGTGGGTGGTGGGGAACGATCTTTTGTTGAGTTTGTACTGGAGCCACTTTACAAGATATATAGCCAAGTGATTGGGGAACATAAAAAGAGTGTAGAGACAACCCTTGCTGAATTTGGAGTTACTCTAAGTAATGCAGCCTATAGGTTGAATGTTAGACCTTTGCTAAGGCTGGCTTGTAGCTCTGTTTTTGGTTCAGCTTCAGGTTTTACTGACATGCTTGTTCAGCACATACCTTCACCAAGAGATGCTGCAATTAAGAAAGTCGATCACATATATACCGGACCTAAAGACTCGTCCATTTACAAAGCCATGACACAGTGTGATTCTTCTGGCCCACTGATGGTTAATATAACCAAATTGTATCCAAAATCTGATTGTAGTGTGTTTGATGCTTTCGGTAGAGTTTACAGTGGTAAGTTACAGACAGGACAGGCCGTCCGTGTTCTAGGAGAAGGATACTCACCGGATGACGAGGAGGATATGACTGTAAAAGAAGTAACAAAGTTGTGGGTTTATCAAGCTCGCGACAGGATGCCAGTAGCTGAGGCTCCTCCAGGTTCTTGGGTTTTGATTGAAGGTGTGGATGCTTCAATAATGAAAACCGCAACTCTTTGTAACGTGGACTATGATGAGGATGTATACATATTCAGGCCCCTTCTGTTCAATACTCTGTCAGTGGTGAAAACAGCCACTGAGCCATTAAACCCAAGTGAGTTGCCAAAAATGGTTGAGGGCCTGAGGAAAATTAGCAAGAGTTATCCTTTAGCAGTTACTAAAGTTGAGGAGTCTGGGGAACACACTATATTAGGGACTGGTGAGCTGTACTTAGATTCAATTATGAAGGACCTGAGAGAGCTCTATTCTGAAGTTGAAGTCAAG GTAGCAGATCCTGTTGTCTCATTTTGTGAAACAGTTGTCGAATCTTCATCAATGAAATGTTTTGCTGAAACACCAAACAAGAAGAACAAAATAACAATG ATTGCTGAGCCACTAGAAAGAGGTCTTGCAGAAGACATAGAAAATGGTGTTGTTAGCACAGACTGGAACAGAAAGAAACTAGGTGAATTTTTCCAGACTAAGTATGACTGGGATCTTCTTGCTGCACGGTCCATCTGGGCATTTGGCCCTGATAAGCAG GGCCCCAATATTCTGTTAGATGATACCCTTCCGACTGAAGTTGACAAGAATCTGCTTAATGCTGTTAAGGATTCCATTGTTCAGGG ATTTCAGTGGGGTGCACGAGAAGGACCTTTGTGTGATGAGCCCATCAGAAATGTTAAATTTAAGATTGTTGATGCAAGGATTGCCCCTGAGCCTCTTCATCGTGGATCTGGCCAGATTATTCCAACAGCACGACGAGTGGCTTATTCTGCTTTCCTTATGGCTACCCCTCGGCTTATGGAACCAGTATATTACGTTGAG ATTCAAACACCAATTGATTGTGTATCTGCAATATACACTGTGTTGTCTCGTAGACGTGGACATGTTACTGCTGATGTTCCTCAACCAGGCACCCCAGCTTATCTTGTTAAG GCATTTTTGCCCGTGATAGAATCTTTTGGTTTTGAGACAGACTTGAGATACCACACGCAAGGTCAAGCATTTTGCCAATCAGCTTTTGATCATTGGGCTATTGTTCCAGGAGATCCTCTGGACAAAAGCATTGTTTTGCGCCCACTTGAACCTGCACCAATCCAGCATCTTGCCCGTGAGTTTATGGTAAAAACAAGGCGTAGGAAG GGAATGAGTGAGGATGTAAGTATAGGTAAGTTCTTTGATGAGGCTATGATGGTTGAACTCGCACAGCAGGCGGCAGACCTTCATCAACAAATGATATGA